The following coding sequences are from one Actinomycetota bacterium window:
- a CDS encoding DUF3237 domain-containing protein — MELSDVDLTYVTLESLDYDAGGQLYGTMEGSLTGERLSGTLRLTNLASRRTDGVNLPTLRGLLDTVDGARVWVELDGIAALRAEGQARVFVTTFRFRIGDERYTWLNTTFGVLEGVLDTVGVDGRAHGRLYACEPTLT; from the coding sequence GTGGAACTGTCCGACGTCGACCTGACGTACGTAACCCTGGAGTCGTTGGACTACGACGCCGGCGGCCAGCTGTACGGGACCATGGAAGGCTCGCTCACCGGCGAGCGGCTCAGCGGCACCCTCCGGTTGACCAACCTGGCGTCTCGTCGCACGGACGGCGTCAACCTGCCGACGCTGCGGGGGCTGCTCGACACCGTCGACGGGGCGCGGGTGTGGGTTGAGCTGGACGGGATCGCCGCACTGCGCGCTGAGGGTCAGGCCCGCGTGTTCGTGACGACGTTCCGGTTCCGCATCGGCGACGAACGGTACACGTGGCTGAACACGACCTTCGGGGTGCTCGAAGGCGTGCTCGACACCGTCGGCGTCGACGGGCGTGCCCACGGGCGCCTCTACGCATGCGAACCGACCCTGACCTGA
- a CDS encoding nuclear transport factor 2 family protein, with amino-acid sequence MSVAVRLRDAMNAHDLEAFLACFHQDYQSEQPVQVSVVVSRSG; translated from the coding sequence ATGTCGGTTGCGGTCCGGCTGCGTGATGCGATGAACGCGCACGACCTGGAAGCGTTCCTGGCCTGTTTTCACCAGGACTACCAGAGCGAACAGCCGGTCCAGGTTTCGGTGGTCGTGAGCAGGTCCGGGTGA